CTTCGGCATCGACGGCTTGGGAACGACGATTCTCATTGACCCCGACGGAAAAATGGTCGAGGGGGACGAAACGACGCTGGTCGCAAAACTGAAATGAGATCTTCCTGCGCACGCTTACCGCCGCCGCTTTGGCAAGGTATGATACACGTAGTCGATTGCAGGCCCCGCGTTTTCTGGTTCTGGTGTGCTTATGAAATTAAAAGTGTTAATTCACGCCGCAGAAGAGGGCGGTTATTGGGCAGAAATACCTGCGCTGCCAGGTTGCATTTCTGAAGGAGACACATTAGACGATACGCTGGCCCACATTCGGGAAGCTGCTGAGGGCTGGGTGGAGGTTTCAAAAGAGCGACCGGCAAGTGATTTCGACGCATAGGTCGTCGAGGTTCAATTGTGAAGCCGATCCCAGCAAAAGAATTCTGCACGGTTCTCATAAAGCACGGTTGGCATCTCCAGCGAATTCGCGGTAACGAACACATTTTCGCTCAGCCTGGAAACCCAACCATTCTTACTGTCCCAGTCCATGGACCCAAAGCCTTGAAGCGTGG
This Pirellulales bacterium DNA region includes the following protein-coding sequences:
- a CDS encoding type II toxin-antitoxin system HicB family antitoxin — translated: MKLKVLIHAAEEGGYWAEIPALPGCISEGDTLDDTLAHIREAAEGWVEVSKERPASDFDA